The following coding sequences are from one Streptococcus sp. NPS 308 window:
- the pnuC gene encoding nicotinamide riboside transporter PnuC has product MKTVTKKITQFIENFKNVHAEARKIGFAGIMRLLWKDLFVGRSLFQWLYLIALSSVPLILEFTQNAESHDWLSLFASWTGIVCVILVAEGRASNYLFGAINSAIYLILAMNATFYGEVLTTVYFFVMQPIGLYAWLSNRINDQGKPEESHFEAKKLSVLDWLKYLALTAIIWIGMGLAYQSIHSARPFRDSVTDATNGVGQLLMTRLYREQWIFWIATNLFSIYLWWGENIHIQGMYWVYTLNSLVGWYQWTKAVRKEA; this is encoded by the coding sequence ATGAAAACAGTAACTAAAAAAATCACACAATTTATCGAAAACTTTAAAAATGTCCATGCAGAAGCCCGCAAAATCGGTTTTGCAGGAATCATGCGTTTGCTCTGGAAAGATCTCTTTGTCGGCCGTAGTCTTTTCCAGTGGTTGTATCTCATCGCCTTGTCGAGTGTTCCCTTGATCTTAGAGTTCACACAAAATGCAGAAAGCCATGACTGGTTGAGCTTGTTTGCATCTTGGACTGGGATTGTCTGTGTTATCTTGGTAGCAGAAGGGCGTGCAAGCAATTATCTCTTTGGGGCTATTAACTCAGCTATTTATTTAATTTTGGCTATGAATGCGACTTTTTATGGCGAAGTCTTGACGACCGTTTACTTCTTTGTAATGCAGCCGATTGGTCTCTATGCTTGGTTGTCCAATCGTATCAACGACCAAGGAAAACCAGAAGAATCCCACTTTGAAGCTAAGAAATTATCTGTTCTTGACTGGCTCAAGTACTTAGCCTTGACTGCCATTATCTGGATTGGTATGGGCTTGGCTTATCAAAGTATCCATAGCGCTCGCCCTTTCCGTGATAGTGTTACCGATGCGACCAATGGTGTTGGTCAGCTCTTGATGACACGTCTTTACCGCGAGCAATGGATTTTCTGGATTGCAACCAATCTCTTTAGTATCTACCTCTGGTGGGGTGAAAATATCCACATTCAAGGAATGTACTGGGTTTACACACTGAACAGTCTAGTGGGATGGTACCAATGGACCAAGGCAGTTCGAAAGGAGGCTTAA
- a CDS encoding CtsR family transcriptional regulator produces MRFKNTSDHIEAYIKAILDQSGIVELQRSQLADTFQVVPSQINYVIKTRFTESRGYLVESKRGGGGYIRIGRIEFSNHHEMLRDLLYSIGERVSQEIYEDILQLLVEQDLMTKQEMTLLTSVATDRVLGEESPVVRANMLRQLLQEVDRKEK; encoded by the coding sequence ATGAGATTTAAAAATACATCAGATCATATCGAAGCCTATATCAAGGCGATTTTAGACCAGTCTGGTATCGTGGAATTGCAGCGGAGTCAGTTGGCAGATACCTTTCAGGTTGTGCCAAGTCAGATCAACTATGTCATCAAGACCCGTTTTACTGAAAGCAGAGGTTACTTGGTTGAGAGCAAGCGTGGTGGCGGAGGCTACATTCGCATCGGACGGATTGAGTTTTCCAATCATCATGAGATGCTCCGCGATTTGCTTTACTCGATTGGTGAGCGAGTTAGTCAGGAGATTTATGAGGATATTCTCCAGCTTTTGGTGGAGCAGGACTTAATGACCAAGCAGGAGATGACCTTGCTGACTTCTGTAGCAACGGATCGTGTCCTAGGGGAAGAATCCCCAGTTGTCCGTGCCAATATGCTCCGACAGCTATTACAAGAGGTAGATAGAAAAGAGAAGTAA
- a CDS encoding helix-turn-helix domain-containing protein: MYLGDLMEKAESGQFLVLSFLLQDSQTTVKEAMEETGFSKATLTKYISLINENALERGLELTIHLDDESLRLSVGTATKGREIRSLFLDNAIKYQILVYLLYHQQFLAHQLAQELMISEATLGRHLSSLNHILSEFDLSIQNGRWRGPEHQIRYFYFCLFRKVWSSQEWESHMQKAERKQDIATLEEICGASLSSGQKLDLVLWTHISQQRLRVNACQFQVIEEKMRGYFDNIFYLRLLGKASSFFGGQHIPLGTEDGEMMIFFSFLLSHRILPLHTMEYILGFGGELAALLTQMIQEMKKEKLLGDYTEDHITYELSQLCGQVYLYKGYILQDRYKYQIEHRHPYLLMEHDFRDIAQKIFASLPAFHQGTDLDKKILWEWLQLIEYMAENGGQHLRIGLDLTAGFLVFSRMSALLKRYLEYNRFISIEAYDRTRHYDLLVTNNPIHKKEQTPIYYLKNDLDMEDLAKIRQMLFA; the protein is encoded by the coding sequence ATGTATTTAGGTGATTTGATGGAAAAAGCCGAATCTGGTCAATTTTTAGTCCTTTCCTTTCTGTTACAAGATTCGCAGACAACCGTCAAGGAAGCCATGGAAGAAACAGGCTTTTCAAAGGCGACTCTAACCAAGTACATCTCTCTGATTAACGAAAATGCCTTGGAAAGAGGGTTAGAGCTGACCATCCACTTGGATGATGAAAGTCTGCGTCTGTCTGTCGGTACTGCCACAAAGGGGAGAGAGATTCGGAGCTTGTTTTTAGACAATGCCATTAAGTACCAAATTTTGGTTTACCTTCTCTATCACCAACAGTTCCTAGCCCATCAACTGGCTCAAGAATTGATGATTAGCGAAGCCACGCTTGGTCGCCATTTGTCTAGCTTGAATCATATTTTGTCAGAGTTTGACTTATCCATCCAAAATGGTCGTTGGCGAGGTCCAGAGCATCAGATTCGTTACTTTTATTTCTGCCTTTTCCGCAAGGTCTGGTCCAGTCAGGAGTGGGAAAGTCATATGCAGAAAGCGGAGAGAAAGCAGGATATTGCTACCCTAGAAGAAATCTGCGGTGCTAGCTTGTCTTCGGGTCAGAAATTAGACTTGGTTCTCTGGACTCATATCAGTCAACAGCGTCTTCGAGTTAACGCCTGTCAATTTCAAGTCATAGAAGAAAAAATGCGAGGGTATTTTGACAATATTTTCTACCTTCGTCTACTTGGCAAGGCTTCTTCTTTTTTTGGTGGGCAGCACATTCCTCTAGGAACTGAGGATGGGGAGATGATGATTTTCTTCTCTTTCCTCTTGTCTCATCGCATTTTGCCCCTTCATACCATGGAGTACATCCTCGGTTTTGGGGGAGAACTTGCAGCTTTACTGACACAAATGATCCAGGAAATGAAGAAGGAGAAGTTGCTGGGGGACTACACAGAGGACCATATCACTTATGAACTGAGTCAGCTTTGTGGTCAAGTTTATCTCTATAAGGGCTATATCTTGCAAGATCGATACAAGTATCAGATTGAGCATCGGCACCCTTATTTGCTGATGGAGCATGACTTTCGAGATATTGCTCAGAAAATTTTCGCCTCCTTGCCAGCCTTTCATCAGGGGACGGATTTGGATAAGAAAATCCTCTGGGAATGGCTCCAGTTGATCGAGTATATGGCAGAAAATGGTGGTCAACATCTGAGAATAGGGCTAGATCTAACAGCAGGCTTCCTTGTTTTTTCGAGAATGTCAGCCCTTTTAAAACGATATTTGGAGTACAATCGCTTCATTAGCATCGAAGCCTATGACCGTACTCGTCATTATGACTTGCTGGTTACCAATAACCCTATCCATAAGAAAGAACAGACACCTATCTACTATTTGAAAAATGATTTGGATATGGAAGATTTGGCGAAGATTCGTCAGATGCTCTTTGCTTAA
- the dusB gene encoding tRNA dihydrouridine synthase DusB, whose amino-acid sequence MTNLNTPFMIGNVEIPNRTVLAPMAGVTNSAFRTIAKELGAGLVVMEMVSDKGIQYNNEKTLHMLHIDEGENPVSIQLFGSDEDSLARAAEFIQENTKTDIVDINMGCPVNKIVKNEAGAMWLKDPDKIYSIINKVQSVLDIPLTVKMRTGWSDPSLAVENALAAEAAGVSALAMHGRTREQMYTGHADLETLHKVAQALTKIPFIANGDIRTVQEAKQRIEEVGADAVMIGRAAMGNPYLFNQINHYFETGEILPDLTFEDKMKIAYEHLKRLINLKGENVAVREFRGLAPHYLRGTSGAAKLRGAISQASTLAEIEALLQLDKA is encoded by the coding sequence GTGACAAATCTTAATACACCTTTTATGATTGGCAATGTTGAGATTCCCAATCGTACCGTTTTAGCACCCATGGCTGGTGTCACCAACTCAGCCTTTCGTACCATCGCAAAAGAGCTCGGGGCTGGACTCGTTGTTATGGAAATGGTCTCTGATAAGGGAATCCAATACAATAACGAAAAAACCCTGCACATGCTTCATATCGATGAAGGTGAGAATCCCGTTTCTATCCAACTTTTTGGTAGTGATGAAGACAGTCTCGCTCGCGCAGCAGAATTCATTCAAGAAAACACCAAGACCGATATCGTCGATATCAACATGGGCTGCCCAGTTAACAAAATCGTGAAGAACGAAGCTGGTGCTATGTGGCTCAAGGACCCAGATAAGATCTACTCTATTATCAACAAGGTCCAATCTGTCCTTGATATCCCCCTCACCGTCAAAATGCGCACTGGCTGGTCTGACCCATCTCTTGCAGTAGAAAATGCCCTCGCTGCTGAAGCAGCAGGTGTTTCTGCCCTCGCCATGCATGGCCGTACCCGTGAACAAATGTATACAGGTCACGCAGACCTCGAGACCCTTCACAAGGTCGCTCAAGCCTTGACCAAGATTCCCTTCATCGCAAACGGTGATATCCGTACTGTCCAAGAAGCCAAGCAACGCATAGAAGAAGTCGGTGCTGACGCAGTCATGATTGGCCGTGCTGCCATGGGAAATCCTTACCTCTTCAACCAAATCAACCATTACTTTGAAACAGGAGAAATTCTCCCTGATTTGACCTTTGAAGACAAGATGAAAATTGCCTACGAACACTTGAAACGCTTGATTAACCTCAAAGGAGAAAACGTCGCAGTTCGTGAATTCCGTGGCCTCGCTCCTCATTACCTCCGTGGAACATCTGGCGCTGCCAAACTCCGTGGAGCCATTTCGCAAGCTAGCACCCTAGCAGAGATTGAAGCCCTCTTGCAATTAGACAAAGCATAA
- a CDS encoding AAA family ATPase, with the protein MKKKTAVVFGTFAPLHQGHIDLIQRAKRQCDQVWVVVSGYEGDRGEQIGLTLQKRFRYIREAFCDDELISVCKLDETKLPRYPMGWQEWLDQMLAEISYDEAQQELIFFVGERDYQQELSNHGFETVLQERKFGISATMIRENPSKYWKYIAQPFRRQFTKKVLIMGSASNGKTTLAKDLARYYDAPVSLEYAREYQIKNNVRDDELTPKDYYYLLLGQYDQTSKLIDSNANRGLVIADTNSLVTKGYYDYYMETEDQGDLSGETFDNLFVSILAKEKWDLILFVQPVGSYVNDGFRDMTMAEDHIRHSFSQHLDQMRERYLTTIPLVYLAEDYLGNYEAAKVAIDTIYQAD; encoded by the coding sequence ATGAAAAAGAAAACAGCAGTGGTATTTGGAACCTTTGCCCCTCTTCATCAGGGTCATATTGATCTAATCCAGCGAGCGAAGCGTCAGTGTGACCAGGTCTGGGTAGTCGTTTCAGGCTATGAGGGAGACAGAGGTGAGCAGATAGGCTTAACTCTTCAAAAAAGATTTCGCTATATCAGAGAGGCTTTTTGTGACGATGAGTTGATCTCTGTCTGCAAGTTAGATGAAACCAAGCTTCCTCGTTACCCTATGGGCTGGCAGGAGTGGTTGGACCAGATGTTAGCGGAGATTTCCTATGATGAAGCCCAGCAAGAACTGATCTTTTTTGTGGGAGAACGTGACTACCAGCAAGAATTATCTAATCATGGCTTTGAGACCGTTTTGCAAGAAAGAAAGTTTGGTATCTCAGCGACTATGATTCGAGAAAATCCAAGCAAATATTGGAAATACATCGCTCAACCCTTCCGTCGTCAGTTTACCAAGAAAGTGTTGATTATGGGAAGTGCTAGTAATGGGAAGACCACTCTAGCCAAGGATTTGGCAAGGTATTACGATGCGCCCGTTAGTCTGGAATACGCGCGTGAGTACCAGATCAAAAACAATGTCCGCGACGATGAATTGACCCCAAAGGATTATTATTATCTCCTTTTAGGGCAGTATGACCAGACCTCCAAGTTAATCGATAGCAATGCCAATCGAGGTCTAGTGATAGCCGATACCAACTCCTTGGTAACCAAGGGCTACTATGACTATTACATGGAGACTGAGGACCAAGGGGATTTATCAGGAGAAACCTTTGACAATCTCTTTGTTTCAATCTTGGCTAAGGAAAAATGGGACTTGATTCTCTTTGTGCAACCTGTCGGATCCTATGTCAATGACGGGTTTAGAGATATGACCATGGCAGAAGACCATATTCGTCATAGTTTTTCCCAGCATCTGGATCAGATGAGAGAGCGATATTTAACCACCATTCCACTAGTTTATCTAGCTGAGGATTACCTAGGAAATTATGAAGCAGCCAAAGTGGCTATCGATACTATTTACCAAGCAGATTAG
- the glpK gene encoding glycerol kinase GlpK, with amino-acid sequence MSQEKYIMAIDQGTTSSRAIIFNKKGEKVSSSQKEFTQIFPQAGWVEHNANEIWNSVQSVIAGAFIESGVKPNQIEAIGITNQRETTVVWDKKTGLPIYNAIVWQSRQTAPLAEQLKSQGYVEKFHEKTGLIIDAYFSATKVRWILDHVEGAQERAEKGELLFGTIDTWLVWKLTDGAAHVTDYSNAARTMLYNIKDLKWDDEILEILNIPKAMLPEVRSNSEIYGKTAPFHFYGGEVPISGMAGDQQAALFGQLAFDPGMVKNTYGTGSFIIMNTGEEMQLSENNLLTTIGYGINGKVYYALEGSIFIAGSAIQWLRDGLRMVENSPESEKYALNSHNNDEVYVVPAFTGLGAPYWNQNARGSVFGLTRGTTKEDFIKATLQSIAYQVRDIIDTMQVDAQTAIQVLKVDGGAAMNNFLMQFQADILGIDIARAKNLETTALGAAFLAGLSVGYWKDLDELKLLNETGELFEPSMNESRKEQLYKGWKKAVKATQVFAEIDD; translated from the coding sequence ATGTCACAAGAAAAATACATCATGGCTATTGACCAAGGAACGACCAGTTCTCGCGCCATCATTTTTAACAAAAAAGGAGAAAAGGTCAGCTCTAGTCAAAAAGAGTTCACTCAGATTTTCCCTCAAGCAGGTTGGGTTGAGCACAATGCCAATGAAATTTGGAACTCGGTTCAGTCAGTTATTGCGGGTGCCTTCATCGAAAGCGGTGTGAAACCAAACCAAATCGAGGCAATCGGGATTACCAACCAACGTGAAACAACTGTCGTCTGGGATAAGAAAACAGGGCTCCCTATCTACAATGCTATCGTTTGGCAATCACGCCAAACTGCTCCTTTGGCTGAGCAACTGAAAAGCCAAGGTTATGTGGAAAAATTCCATGAAAAGACTGGTTTGATTATTGACGCTTACTTCTCAGCGACTAAGGTTCGTTGGATTTTAGACCATGTAGAAGGTGCTCAAGAGCGAGCTGAAAAGGGTGAATTGCTCTTTGGTACCATTGATACTTGGCTGGTTTGGAAATTGACTGACGGCGCAGCTCACGTGACTGATTACTCCAACGCAGCCCGTACCATGCTCTACAACATCAAGGATCTTAAATGGGATGATGAGATTTTAGAAATCCTTAATATTCCTAAGGCTATGCTTCCAGAAGTTCGTTCTAACTCTGAAATCTATGGCAAGACAGCTCCATTCCATTTCTACGGTGGAGAAGTACCAATCTCTGGTATGGCTGGTGACCAACAAGCAGCCCTCTTTGGTCAGTTGGCTTTTGATCCTGGTATGGTTAAGAATACTTACGGAACTGGTTCCTTCATCATCATGAACACTGGTGAAGAGATGCAGTTGTCTGAGAACAACCTCTTGACAACGATTGGTTATGGAATTAACGGCAAGGTTTACTATGCCTTGGAAGGTTCTATCTTCATCGCAGGAAGTGCCATTCAGTGGCTTCGTGACGGTCTTCGCATGGTGGAAAACTCACCAGAGTCTGAAAAATATGCTCTCAATTCTCACAATAATGACGAAGTCTATGTCGTACCTGCCTTTACAGGTCTAGGGGCACCATACTGGAACCAAAACGCTCGAGGATCTGTCTTTGGCTTGACTCGTGGAACAACTAAAGAAGACTTTATCAAGGCGACTTTGCAATCCATCGCTTATCAAGTACGTGACATCATTGACACCATGCAAGTGGATGCGCAGACAGCGATCCAAGTCTTGAAGGTAGATGGTGGTGCAGCCATGAACAACTTCCTCATGCAGTTCCAAGCTGACATCTTGGGAATTGATATAGCACGCGCTAAAAACTTGGAAACAACTGCCCTAGGTGCAGCCTTCCTGGCAGGATTGTCAGTGGGCTACTGGAAGGACTTGGATGAGTTGAAACTCTTGAACGAGACAGGAGAACTCTTCGAACCATCGATGAACGAATCTCGTAAGGAACAACTCTATAAGGGCTGGAAGAAGGCTGTGAAAGCAACGCAAGTCTTTGCGGAAATCGATGACTAA
- the hslO gene encoding Hsp33 family molecular chaperone HslO has protein sequence MDKIIKTISESGSFRAFVLDSTETVRTAQEKHQTQASSTVALGRTLIASQILAANEKGNTKLTVKVLGTSSLGAIITVADTKGNVKGYVQNPGVDIKKTATGEVLVGPFVGNGQFLVITDYGTGNPYNSMTPLISGEIGEDLAYYLTESQQTPSAVGLNVLLDKDDKVKVAGGFLLQVLPGAKEEEIARFEKRIQEMPAISTLLESDDHIEALLKAIYGDESYKRLSEEEIRFQCDCSKDRFMNALASLPNSDLEEMKEEDHGAEITCQFCQTTYNFDENDLEELIRDKS, from the coding sequence ATGGATAAAATTATTAAAACTATATCAGAAAGCGGTTCTTTTCGTGCTTTCGTCCTTGATAGCACGGAAACTGTCCGCACTGCTCAAGAAAAACATCAAACTCAAGCCAGTTCAACTGTCGCACTTGGCCGTACCCTTATCGCTAGCCAAATTCTTGCAGCCAATGAAAAAGGAAATACCAAACTAACAGTTAAAGTTCTGGGAACGAGCTCTCTCGGTGCCATTATCACAGTTGCAGATACCAAGGGTAACGTCAAAGGCTACGTTCAAAATCCAGGTGTTGACATCAAAAAGACTGCAACGGGTGAAGTCCTTGTTGGACCTTTTGTCGGCAATGGTCAATTTCTCGTTATCACAGACTACGGTACTGGAAATCCTTACAACTCCATGACACCTCTCATCTCTGGGGAAATCGGTGAAGACTTGGCATACTACCTGACTGAAAGTCAACAAACGCCTTCAGCCGTCGGCCTCAATGTTCTTTTGGATAAAGACGACAAGGTCAAAGTCGCAGGTGGCTTCCTTCTCCAAGTCTTGCCAGGAGCCAAGGAAGAAGAGATTGCTCGCTTTGAGAAACGCATCCAAGAAATGCCAGCCATCTCAACCCTTCTGGAAAGCGATGACCATATTGAAGCCCTTCTCAAGGCCATCTATGGTGACGAATCCTACAAACGCCTATCTGAAGAAGAAATTCGTTTCCAATGTGACTGCAGCAAAGACCGTTTTATGAACGCTCTTGCCAGCCTTCCAAATTCAGATCTTGAAGAAATGAAAGAGGAAGACCACGGGGCAGAAATCACTTGTCAATTCTGCCAAACTACTTACAACTTTGATGAAAACGACCTGGAGGAACTCATTCGTGACAAATCTTAA
- a CDS encoding DUF7720 family protein has protein sequence MRIVEKETKVLNIKFASIKKTRLGFEHHVEATFSTSIQKITPQQCVSRHKCAKWKC, from the coding sequence TTGCGAATAGTAGAGAAAGAAACGAAAGTTCTAAATATTAAATTTGCAAGTATTAAGAAAACTAGACTAGGCTTTGAACACCACGTAGAAGCGACTTTTAGTACATCAATACAAAAAATTACACCTCAACAGTGCGTCAGTCGGCACAAATGTGCGAAATGGAAATGCTGA
- a CDS encoding NUDIX domain-containing protein, which translates to MVDTKIPAGMTEKEYYEIHASQEEFLDWYYRQELPQYEKPSVTVDMVAYCFVEGKIKLLLIRRKAHPYQNCLALVGGFMDKGEDAAHACQREVREEVNLDLPLEKIEQLMTVSTPGRDPRGWTVTIAHLVYLPSRALDLVQAGDDAKDVVFVDVDFQTGKCFLEGVELEERAFAFDHYAIIQESIKRIQGRLDWNPTFLYLLEEEFTVYEGTELVNLINPGRPIVSNNFLVKYGEYVEEVGLKRVPKKKPRKTYRLK; encoded by the coding sequence ATGGTAGACACGAAGATTCCAGCGGGGATGACGGAAAAAGAATATTATGAAATTCATGCCAGTCAGGAGGAGTTTTTAGACTGGTACTACAGGCAGGAACTCCCTCAATATGAAAAACCAAGTGTGACAGTAGATATGGTGGCCTACTGCTTTGTCGAAGGAAAAATCAAGCTCTTACTGATCCGTCGCAAGGCCCACCCTTATCAAAACTGTTTGGCTCTGGTTGGAGGCTTTATGGACAAGGGAGAAGATGCTGCACATGCCTGTCAGCGCGAAGTGAGAGAAGAAGTCAATCTGGATCTTCCTTTGGAAAAAATCGAGCAATTGATGACCGTATCGACTCCTGGTCGTGATCCACGTGGCTGGACGGTGACCATTGCCCACTTGGTGTACCTGCCTAGTCGTGCCTTAGATCTCGTTCAGGCTGGAGATGATGCTAAGGATGTGGTTTTTGTAGATGTCGATTTTCAGACGGGCAAGTGCTTCCTAGAGGGAGTAGAGTTGGAGGAGAGAGCCTTCGCCTTTGACCATTATGCCATAATCCAAGAATCCATCAAACGAATCCAAGGCCGTCTCGATTGGAATCCGACCTTCCTTTATCTGCTGGAGGAGGAGTTTACGGTCTATGAAGGGACTGAACTGGTCAATCTCATCAACCCCGGTCGCCCCATCGTCAGCAATAACTTTCTCGTAAAATACGGAGAATATGTAGAAGAAGTCGGACTCAAGCGAGTGCCCAAAAAGAAACCAAGAAAAACCTATCGATTGAAATAA
- a CDS encoding ATP-dependent Clp protease ATP-binding subunit: MNYSKALNECIESAYMVASHFGARYLESWHLLIAMSNHSYSVAGATLNDYPYEMDRLEEVALELTETDYSQDETFTELPFSHRLEVLFAEAEYVASVVHAKVLGTEHVLYAILHDGNALATRILERAGFSYEDQKDQVRIAALRRNLEERAGWTREDLKALRQRHRTVTDKQNSMANMMGMPQAQSGGLEDYTHDLTEQARSGKLEPVIGRDKEISRMIQILSRKTKNNPVLVGDAGVGKTALALGLAQRIASGDVPTEMAKMRVLELDLMNVVAGTRFRGDFEERMNNIIKDIEEDGKVILFIDELHTIMGSGSGIDSTLDAANILKPALARGTLRTVGATTQEEYQKHIEKDAALSRRFAKVTIEEPSLADSMTILQGLKATYEKHHRVQITDEAVETAVKMAHRYLTSRHLPDSAIDLLDEAAATVQNKSKHVRMDESDLSPADKALMDGKWKQAGQLIAKEQEVPVYKDLVTETEILTTLSRLSGIPVQKLTQTDAKKYLNLEAELHKRVIGQDQAVSSISRAIRRNQSGIRSHKRPIGSFMFLGPTGVGKTELAKALAEVFFDDESALIRFDMSEYMEKFAASRLNGAPPGYVGYEEGGELTEKVRNKPYSVLLFDEVEKAHPDIFNVLLQVLDDGVLTDSKGRKVDFSNTIIIMTSNLGATALRDDKTVGFGAKDIRFDQENMEKRIFEELKKAYRPEFINRIDEKVVFHSLDSEHMQEIVKIMVKPLIASLAEKGIDLKLQASALKLLASQGYNPEMGARPLRRTLQTEVEDKLAELLLKGELVAGKTLKIGVKAGQLKFDIA, encoded by the coding sequence ATGAACTATTCAAAAGCATTGAATGAATGTATCGAAAGTGCCTACATGGTTGCGAGCCATTTTGGAGCTCGATATCTAGAGTCTTGGCATTTATTGATTGCCATGTCCAATCACAGTTACAGTGTGGCAGGTGCGACTTTAAACGATTATCCTTATGAAATGGATCGTTTAGAAGAGGTTGCGTTGGAACTGACTGAAACCGACTATAGCCAAGATGAAACCTTTACGGAATTACCCTTTTCCCATCGTTTGGAGGTCCTCTTTGCGGAAGCAGAGTATGTAGCCTCAGTGGTCCACGCAAAGGTGCTAGGGACAGAGCATGTCCTCTATGCAATCTTGCATGACGGCAATGCCTTGGCAACTCGCATCTTGGAGAGAGCGGGCTTTTCTTATGAAGACCAGAAAGATCAGGTCAGAATTGCTGCTCTTCGTCGCAATCTAGAAGAACGTGCAGGATGGACAAGAGAAGATCTCAAGGCTTTGCGTCAACGTCATCGCACAGTAACTGACAAGCAAAATTCCATGGCCAATATGATGGGCATGCCTCAAGCTCAAAGTGGTGGTCTAGAGGACTACACGCATGACCTAACGGAGCAAGCGCGTTCTGGCAAGTTAGAGCCAGTTATAGGTCGAGACAAGGAAATCTCACGTATGATTCAGATTTTGAGTCGGAAGACCAAGAACAATCCGGTCTTGGTTGGAGATGCTGGTGTCGGGAAAACAGCTCTAGCCCTTGGCCTTGCCCAGCGTATTGCTAGTGGGGATGTACCTACGGAAATGGCCAAGATGCGCGTTTTGGAGCTTGATTTGATGAATGTTGTTGCGGGGACACGTTTCCGTGGAGATTTTGAAGAGCGCATGAACAATATCATCAAGGATATCGAGGAAGATGGTAAAGTAATCCTCTTTATTGATGAACTTCACACCATCATGGGTTCTGGTAGCGGTATTGATTCGACTCTAGATGCGGCCAATATCTTGAAGCCAGCCTTGGCACGTGGAACTTTGAGAACGGTTGGTGCAACTACTCAGGAAGAATACCAAAAACACATCGAAAAAGATGCTGCCCTTTCTCGTCGTTTTGCCAAAGTGACGATTGAAGAGCCAAGTTTAGCTGACAGCATGACCATTTTGCAAGGTTTGAAGGCTACCTATGAGAAACACCACCGTGTGCAAATCACAGATGAAGCTGTCGAAACAGCTGTTAAGATGGCACATCGTTACCTGACCAGTCGTCACTTGCCAGACTCTGCTATCGACCTCTTGGATGAGGCAGCAGCAACTGTGCAAAACAAATCCAAGCATGTGAGAATGGACGAATCCGACTTGAGTCCAGCTGACAAGGCCTTGATGGATGGCAAGTGGAAACAAGCAGGCCAGCTAATCGCAAAAGAGCAGGAAGTCCCTGTCTATAAAGACTTGGTGACAGAGACTGAAATCCTGACTACTTTGAGTCGCTTGTCAGGGATTCCAGTCCAAAAACTGACGCAAACGGATGCCAAGAAATATCTGAACTTGGAAGCTGAACTACACAAACGTGTCATCGGTCAAGATCAAGCTGTTTCAAGTATTAGCCGTGCTATTCGTCGCAATCAGTCAGGGATTCGCAGTCACAAGCGTCCGATTGGTTCCTTTATGTTCCTAGGGCCGACAGGAGTCGGAAAGACCGAATTGGCAAAGGCTTTGGCAGAAGTCTTCTTTGATGACGAATCAGCCCTTATCCGCTTTGATATGAGTGAGTATATGGAGAAATTCGCAGCTAGCCGTCTCAATGGAGCTCCTCCGGGCTATGTAGGCTACGAAGAAGGTGGGGAGTTGACAGAGAAGGTTCGCAACAAACCATACTCTGTTCTCCTCTTTGACGAGGTAGAGAAGGCCCACCCAGACATCTTTAATGTTCTCTTGCAGGTTCTGGACGACGGTGTCTTGACAGACAGCAAGGGGCGCAAGGTGGACTTTTCAAATACCATCATCATCATGACGTCAAACCTTGGTGCGACAGCCCTTCGTGATGACAAGACAGTCGGCTTTGGGGCCAAGGACATTCGTTTTGACCAGGAAAATATGGAAAAACGCATCTTCGAAGAGTTGAAAAAAGCTTATCGACCAGAGTTTATCAACCGTATTGATGAAAAGGTGGTCTTCCATAGCTTGGATAGTGAACACATGCAGGAAATTGTCAAGATCATGGTGAAACCATTGATTGCTAGCCTGGCAGAGAAGGGTATCGACTTGAAACTGCAAGCTTCGGCACTGAAGTTACTAGCTAGTCAAGGTTACAATCCAGAAATGGGAGCCCGTCCACTTCGCAGAACCCTGCAAACAGAAGTGGAAGACAAGCTAGCAGAACTCCTTCTCAAGGGAGAACTGGTAGCAGGCAAGACCCTCAAAATTGGTGTCAAAGCTGGACAATTGAAATTTGATATTGCTTAA